The genomic region CTGGAGCTAAGTATTTAGAGGTGGATTCAAGGGGGTCAACCGCTGGGTATATACCGAGCTCCGCAAGTCTTCTGGCAAGCACTGTAGTGGCATCAAGGTGAGCAAAGACCGAATAGGGTGCTGGGTCTGTTATGTCGTCCGCAGGCACGTAAACCGCTTGTATAGAGGTTAGAGAACCCTTCTTGGTGGAGGTTATTCTCTCTTGGACTTCACCCACGTCCGTGTTTAGTGTGGGCTGATATCCAACCGCAGAGGGTAGTCTTCCGAGCAAGGTGGAAACTTCTGAACCCGCTTGGACAAACCTAAAGATGTTATCTATGAAAACAAGGACGTCTTGACCTTCCACATCTCTGAAGTATTCCGCCATGGTTATGCCTGTTTGCGCAACCCTGAAACGCACGCCTGGTGGCTCGTTCATCTGTCCATAAACCATGACCGTGTAGGGCAGAACGCCAGACTCTTTCATCTCGTGCCAAAGGTCGTTTCCTTCCCTTGTCCTTTCTCCAACGCCTATGACCACAGAGAATCCTTTGTGGAACTTAGCTATGTTGTGAATTAGCTCCTGCATAAGAACCGTTTTTCCAACTCCCGCACCACCAAAGAGACCTACCTTTCCACCCTTCACATATGGCTCAAGGAGGTCTATAACCTTTATACCCGTTTCAAGTATTTCTACCTTTGTGGACTGCTCTTCAAGGGGTGGTGGTTCTCTAAACATGGGCCAGTATTCCTCTGCATTCACTGGTCCCGCTTCGTCTATGGGTTGACCCACTACATTAAATATCCTACCAAGAGTCGCCCTACCCACTGGAACCTTTATAGGACCTCCGAGGTATTCCACCTCTTGACCTCTTACAAGACCATCGGTGGCACCAAGTGCCACACATCTAACCCTGCTCTCTCCTATATGTTGGGCTACTTCAAGATAGAGGTCTTCTTCTGCCCAGTTGCCTCTGTCATCTATGAATTTTCTCCTTGTCTTTAGACCGTGCCTGACAGGTGGAAGGTTTTTCTCTCCAAACTCCACGTCAATGACCGCACCTATGACCTGAACTATTTTTCCCTTCATGTTTTCCTCCTTTATTTCATAGCTTCTACTGCATTCACTATGTCTATTAGTTCGGAAGTTATAGACTCCTGCCTTGCCTTATTGAATATGAGCGTCCATGTTTTTATAAGTTCATCCGCATTTCTTGTGGCGTTATCCATAGCGATCATACGAGCAAAGTGTTCCGCTGCGTTGGATTCAAGCAGGGCTCTGTATATCTGATAGTTGAGATACAGGTCTATTAGCTTGTTTACAAGGACTTCCTTGTCTACTTCAAACTCATAAACTCCGTAATTTTCTTCACCTTCTATCCTCTCAAAGGGTAAGAAGTTTCTCACCACAGGCTTGTAGCTGGCTCTGGTAACCATTTCATTGTTTATGAGATACACCGCATCAGTTTCTTTGTTTGCATAGCGTTCCCTAAGGAGTTCTCCCACTTCTTTCACTATATTGAAGTTTATCTCCTTTCTAAAAACCTCCTCGTATGCTTTTAGTATGTTGAAACTCTTCTTGCCAAAGTATTGTGCACCCTTCCTTCCAATAAGGACAAGGTTAACCCTTATACCCTTATCTTGTTTTTCCCCTATAAGGTCTTCAACCTTTCTTATTAGGTTTGAGTTAAAGGCACCTGCCAGTCCTCTGTCTGCAGTTATAACCACCAGGTCGCAGACCCTTTCTTCTCTTACCTCAAAAAGGGGATGGGTTTGGGGGTCTATGTGAGAAGCTAAGCTCTTTAGCATTTCGTAAAGTCTTTCTGAATAGGGTCTTGAAGCGTATATGAGCTCCTGAGCTTTACGGAGCTTTGCTGCAGAGACCACCTTCATGGCGTTGGTTATTCTACGGGTATTCTTTATACCCTGTATCTTCCTCCTTATGTCTCTGGGTGAAAGTTTTGGCATGTGGATATTATAGCATATCTTTTGTATATTCCATCACATGAAGCATATCCTTATCGCCTCTTCCTGAAAGGTTAAAAAGCACTATGTGGTCTTTTCCAAGCTCTTTAGCTATTTCCATGACCCTTGGAACTGCATGGGCTGGCTCAAGGGCTGGTATTATACCTTCAAGCCTTGAGAGTATCCTAAAGCCTTCAAGAGCTTCCTCGTCGGTGGTGTAGACATACTTGGCTCTACCACTTTTGAAAAGGTATGCATGCTCTGGTCCAACTCCCGGGTAGTCAAGACCTGCGGAGATGGAGTGGGTAGGTTGGATTTGTCCCTCTTCGTCCTGCAAAAAGTAGGATTTCATGCCGTGTAAAACTCCCACAGAGCCACCGTTTATAGAGCTTGCGTGCTTGCCTGTATGCA from Aquificaceae bacterium harbors:
- the atpD gene encoding F0F1 ATP synthase subunit beta gives rise to the protein MKGKIVQVIGAVIDVEFGEKNLPPVRHGLKTRRKFIDDRGNWAEEDLYLEVAQHIGESRVRCVALGATDGLVRGQEVEYLGGPIKVPVGRATLGRIFNVVGQPIDEAGPVNAEEYWPMFREPPPLEEQSTKVEILETGIKVIDLLEPYVKGGKVGLFGGAGVGKTVLMQELIHNIAKFHKGFSVVIGVGERTREGNDLWHEMKESGVLPYTVMVYGQMNEPPGVRFRVAQTGITMAEYFRDVEGQDVLVFIDNIFRFVQAGSEVSTLLGRLPSAVGYQPTLNTDVGEVQERITSTKKGSLTSIQAVYVPADDITDPAPYSVFAHLDATTVLARRLAELGIYPAVDPLESTSKYLAPEFVGEEHYQVASEVKRILQRYKELQEIIAILGMEELSEEDKAIVNRARRIQRFLAQPFHVAEQFTGIPGKYVKLEDNIRSFKEILTGKYDHLPEMAFYMVGTIEEVIEKAKALGAKV
- a CDS encoding F0F1 ATP synthase subunit gamma → MPKLSPRDIRRKIQGIKNTRRITNAMKVVSAAKLRKAQELIYASRPYSERLYEMLKSLASHIDPQTHPLFEVREERVCDLVVITADRGLAGAFNSNLIRKVEDLIGEKQDKGIRVNLVLIGRKGAQYFGKKSFNILKAYEEVFRKEINFNIVKEVGELLRERYANKETDAVYLINNEMVTRASYKPVVRNFLPFERIEGEENYGVYEFEVDKEVLVNKLIDLYLNYQIYRALLESNAAEHFARMIAMDNATRNADELIKTWTLIFNKARQESITSELIDIVNAVEAMK